Proteins encoded within one genomic window of Pigmentiphaga sp. H8:
- a CDS encoding alpha-hydroxy acid oxidase, whose protein sequence is MTLASILSTGDLEQAARRRLPPSVYGYVSGGSETESALRGNRQAFDAWRFVPRFLVDVSRRSQARSLFGTHYAAPFGIAPMGVAGICGFDGDLALARAAAEAQVPFVLSGASTTPMERVLQQAPGSWFQAYVPSNRELIGALLARAERAGVPVLVVTVDVPIASTREVELRNGFSLPLRLTPRLVAGGLARPGWLARTFLQTLLRQGIPRFENFSAARGNRIIMAASGDHRAGRAALSWDDLAWVRDRWRGRLVIKGLLHPEDAGRAQAIGADGVIVSNHGGRQLDGAQAPIDALPAIAAAAPRLAIMVDSGFRRGTDILKALALGADFVFIGRPAMYGLAVGGQAGVAHVLALLKREIDVDLALLGCADVAGLDSRYLARPGPPSEFRIPSGECSCTCSTPAI, encoded by the coding sequence ATGACCCTGGCTTCCATCCTGTCCACCGGCGACCTGGAGCAGGCCGCGCGGCGGCGCCTGCCGCCCAGCGTGTACGGCTATGTCTCGGGCGGCTCGGAAACCGAAAGCGCGCTGCGGGGCAATCGCCAGGCTTTCGATGCCTGGCGGTTCGTGCCGCGCTTCCTGGTGGACGTGTCGCGCCGGTCCCAGGCCAGGAGCCTGTTCGGCACGCACTACGCCGCGCCGTTCGGCATCGCGCCCATGGGCGTGGCCGGCATCTGCGGCTTCGACGGCGACCTCGCGCTGGCGCGCGCGGCGGCCGAGGCCCAGGTGCCCTTCGTGTTGAGCGGCGCGTCGACCACGCCCATGGAGCGCGTGCTGCAACAGGCGCCGGGAAGCTGGTTCCAGGCCTATGTCCCGTCCAACCGTGAACTGATTGGTGCCTTGCTGGCGCGTGCCGAGCGGGCGGGCGTACCGGTGCTGGTGGTGACGGTGGACGTGCCGATCGCCTCGACGCGCGAGGTGGAGCTGCGCAATGGCTTCAGCCTGCCGCTGCGGCTCACGCCGCGGCTGGTGGCCGGCGGCCTGGCTCGGCCCGGCTGGCTGGCGCGGACCTTCCTGCAAACACTGCTGCGCCAGGGCATCCCCCGGTTCGAGAATTTTTCCGCGGCGCGTGGCAACCGCATCATCATGGCGGCATCCGGCGACCACCGCGCGGGGCGGGCCGCGCTGTCGTGGGACGACCTGGCCTGGGTGCGCGACCGCTGGCGCGGCCGGCTGGTGATCAAGGGCCTGCTGCATCCTGAGGATGCCGGGCGCGCCCAGGCCATCGGCGCCGACGGCGTCATCGTCTCCAATCACGGCGGCCGGCAGCTCGACGGCGCGCAGGCGCCGATCGATGCCTTGCCCGCCATCGCGGCCGCGGCGCCGCGGCTGGCGATCATGGTCGACAGCGGCTTTCGGCGCGGCACCGACATCCTGAAGGCGCTGGCGCTGGGCGCCGATTTCGTCTTCATCGGCCGCCCCGCCATGTACGGCCTGGCCGTGGGCGGACAGGCCGGCGTCGCCCACGTGCTGGCCCTGCTCAAGCGCGAGATCGATGTCGACCTCGCCCTGCTGGGATGCGCCGACGTCGCCGGCCTGGACAGCCGGTACCTGGCCCGGCCAGGCCCGCCATCCGAATTCCGCATCCCTTCCGGAGAATGCTCATGCACTTGCTCGACGCCCGCCATCTGA
- a CDS encoding aldehyde dehydrogenase family protein has translation MHLLDARHLIDGHWLPSADGRTAASIDPATGQTIGTLADGGRVEAQAAIAAARRAFDTTPWPQSPRVRQNVLLQWADRLERRTDLAALLTRENGKVLREARGEMAGAISEIRYYAGLARHMPGHFMEVEPGAFAATLREPAGVAALIIPWNAPVVLLIRALAPALAAGCAAIVKPAQQTAQITAAVLQELAQVPGLPPGVLNLVCETGSEAARELVASPDVDVLSFTGSNLVGQHIMAAAAPTMKKLSLELGGKSCCLVFPDADIETTARQLAAAATIISGQQCTAARRVLVHASRLDEMKRALAGALSAIVVGPGSDEASGMGPLIDGQAVRTVDEAARRALDECDEVLLRGGRPQGALAGGSYLTPTLVAHRDSSAFFCQEEIFGPFVVLESFDDEREAVQRANHTVYGLSASVWTADGDRALRVARALRNGTVWINDHNRLFAEAETGGYRQSGLGRLHGYEGLGDFLETKHIYRSAGVV, from the coding sequence ATGCACTTGCTCGACGCCCGCCATCTGATCGATGGACATTGGCTGCCTTCCGCCGACGGCCGCACGGCCGCCAGCATCGACCCCGCCACGGGCCAGACCATCGGCACGCTGGCCGACGGCGGCCGCGTGGAGGCGCAGGCGGCCATCGCCGCCGCCCGCCGCGCCTTCGACACGACGCCCTGGCCGCAAAGCCCGCGCGTGCGGCAGAACGTCCTGCTGCAATGGGCCGACCGGCTCGAACGCCGCACCGATCTGGCGGCGCTGCTGACGCGCGAGAACGGCAAGGTGCTGCGCGAAGCGCGCGGCGAGATGGCCGGGGCCATTTCCGAGATCCGCTATTACGCTGGGCTGGCGCGCCACATGCCCGGGCATTTCATGGAAGTGGAGCCCGGAGCCTTCGCGGCCACGCTGCGCGAGCCGGCCGGGGTGGCGGCGCTGATCATTCCCTGGAACGCCCCGGTCGTGCTGCTGATCCGGGCGCTCGCGCCCGCGCTGGCGGCCGGATGCGCGGCCATCGTCAAGCCCGCGCAGCAGACCGCACAGATCACGGCGGCGGTGCTGCAGGAACTGGCGCAGGTGCCCGGCCTGCCGCCCGGCGTGCTGAACCTGGTGTGCGAGACCGGCAGCGAGGCGGCCCGGGAACTGGTCGCCTCGCCCGACGTGGACGTGCTGAGCTTCACCGGTTCCAACCTGGTCGGCCAGCACATCATGGCGGCGGCCGCGCCCACGATGAAGAAGCTGTCGCTGGAACTGGGCGGCAAGTCGTGCTGCCTGGTCTTTCCCGATGCGGACATCGAAACGACCGCGCGCCAGCTGGCCGCGGCGGCCACCATCATTTCCGGGCAGCAGTGCACGGCCGCGCGGCGCGTGCTGGTCCATGCCTCGCGCCTGGACGAGATGAAGCGCGCCCTGGCCGGAGCCCTGTCGGCCATCGTGGTCGGCCCCGGTTCGGACGAAGCCTCGGGCATGGGGCCGTTGATCGACGGGCAGGCGGTGCGAACGGTGGACGAGGCCGCGCGGCGCGCGCTGGACGAATGCGACGAAGTCCTGCTGCGCGGTGGCCGGCCGCAGGGGGCGCTGGCCGGCGGCAGCTATCTGACGCCCACGCTGGTGGCGCATCGCGACAGCTCGGCCTTCTTCTGCCAGGAAGAAATCTTCGGCCCCTTCGTGGTGCTGGAATCCTTCGACGACGAACGCGAGGCGGTGCAGCGCGCCAATCACACGGTGTACGGGCTGTCCGCGAGCGTCTGGACCGCCGACGGCGACCGCGCATTGCGCGTCGCGCGCGCCCTGCGCAACGGCACGGTCTGGATCAACGACCACAACCGTCTGTTCGCCGAAGCCGAAACCGGCGGCTACCGCCAGAGCGGGCTGGGCCGGCTGCACGGCTACGAGGGGCTGGGCGATTTCCTGGAAACCAAGCACATCTATCGCAGCGCCGGCGTGGTCTGA
- a CDS encoding thiamine pyrophosphate-binding protein gives MSGTSEARSGGRILVDALRTHGVDTAFCVPGESFLAVLDALYEARDAIRLVVCRQEGGAAHMAEAYGKLTGEPGICFVTRGPGATNASIGIHTARQDSTPLIVFVGQVARGDMGREAWQEIDFRHMFGTQAKWVDQIDDARRIPEYVSRAFHVATSGRPGPVVLALPEDMLAEMAVADDAPRYRHIAQAPAARDMADLAALLAEARRPLMLLGGGGWSRAACEDIERFARAFDLPVACTFRRQDLFDNRNDLYVGEAGLGMDPRLAARIGQADLIVAVGPRLGETSTNGYALLDVPRPRQKLAHVHLDAGELGRVYSADVAINADMASFAAAAVQLAPAAPPAWADWTAQARADYLDNLRHAPMPGPVDLGEVMAHVRDVLPPESIITNGAGNYTLWVQRFYQYRGWRTQLAPTSGTMGYGVPAAIAAKLVHPDRPAVCFAGDGCFLMNSQEMATAVQYGANAVFIVVDNGMYGSIRMHQERHYPGRVHGTDLRNPDFVALAAAYGLHAEQVLATADFPAAFARALEAGRPALLALKTDPDVISPRATITKLRQG, from the coding sequence ATGAGTGGAACATCCGAGGCGCGCAGCGGCGGCCGGATCCTGGTGGACGCGCTGAGGACGCACGGCGTGGATACCGCCTTCTGCGTCCCGGGCGAAAGCTTCCTGGCCGTGCTGGACGCGCTGTACGAGGCGCGCGACGCGATCCGGCTGGTGGTATGCCGCCAGGAGGGCGGGGCGGCGCACATGGCCGAAGCCTATGGCAAGCTGACCGGTGAACCCGGGATCTGCTTCGTGACGCGCGGGCCTGGCGCGACCAATGCCAGCATCGGCATTCATACCGCGCGGCAGGATTCGACGCCGCTGATCGTGTTCGTCGGCCAGGTGGCGCGCGGCGACATGGGACGCGAGGCCTGGCAGGAAATCGACTTTCGCCACATGTTCGGCACCCAGGCCAAGTGGGTGGACCAGATCGACGATGCGCGCCGCATTCCCGAGTACGTCAGCCGTGCCTTCCATGTGGCGACCTCGGGCCGCCCCGGCCCGGTGGTGCTGGCGCTGCCAGAGGACATGCTGGCGGAAATGGCGGTGGCGGACGACGCCCCGCGCTACCGGCACATCGCGCAGGCGCCGGCGGCGCGGGACATGGCGGATCTGGCGGCCCTGCTGGCCGAGGCCCGCCGGCCCCTGATGCTGCTGGGCGGTGGGGGCTGGTCGCGTGCCGCCTGCGAGGACATCGAGCGCTTCGCGCGCGCCTTCGACCTGCCGGTGGCCTGCACCTTCCGGCGGCAGGATCTGTTCGACAACCGCAACGATCTTTATGTGGGCGAGGCGGGCCTGGGCATGGACCCGCGCCTGGCCGCCCGCATCGGGCAAGCCGACCTGATCGTCGCGGTCGGGCCCCGCCTGGGCGAGACGTCCACCAACGGCTACGCGCTGCTGGACGTCCCCCGGCCACGCCAGAAGCTGGCGCACGTCCACCTGGACGCGGGCGAACTGGGGCGCGTCTACAGCGCCGACGTCGCCATCAACGCCGACATGGCGTCCTTCGCCGCGGCGGCCGTGCAATTGGCGCCTGCCGCACCGCCCGCCTGGGCCGACTGGACCGCGCAGGCCCGCGCGGACTATCTCGACAACCTGCGGCACGCGCCCATGCCCGGCCCCGTGGACCTGGGCGAGGTCATGGCCCACGTGCGCGACGTGCTGCCGCCCGAGTCCATCATCACCAATGGGGCCGGCAACTACACGCTATGGGTGCAGCGCTTCTACCAGTACCGCGGCTGGCGCACGCAGCTCGCGCCCACCAGCGGGACCATGGGCTACGGCGTGCCGGCGGCCATCGCCGCCAAGCTCGTCCATCCCGACCGGCCCGCCGTCTGCTTCGCGGGGGATGGCTGCTTCCTGATGAATTCGCAGGAAATGGCGACGGCGGTCCAGTACGGCGCGAATGCCGTGTTCATCGTGGTGGACAACGGGATGTACGGCAGCATACGCATGCACCAGGAGCGGCACTATCCGGGCCGGGTGCATGGCACCGACCTGCGCAATCCCGATTTCGTCGCGCTGGCGGCGGCCTATGGGCTGCACGCCGAGCAGGTCCTGGCGACCGCCGATTTCCCCGCCGCGTTCGCCCGGGCGCTGGAGGCGGGCCGGCCGGCCCTGCTGGCGCTGAAGACCGACCCCGACGTGATCTCGCCGCGGGCGACGATCACCAAGTTGCGGCAAGGGTGA